From a single Anoplolepis gracilipes chromosome 3, ASM4749672v1, whole genome shotgun sequence genomic region:
- the LOC140663679 gene encoding very long chain fatty acid elongase AAEL008004-like, with protein MEKIYKCLFITSVPLTREWILISSPLMLIIFGYLYFVLYAGPRYMQNRPPYKLKNFIMVYNIIQILANIWMVKEHISFGWFSTYGITCSLSPSNPNSPNAIKIFNCVWWLLLLKVFDLVETCVFVLRKKQNQVSKLHVYHHVSNIFFSWIYLKYIQEERLTFISLINCAVHVIMYTYYFISAKSKYRQIISPVKPFITRIQMMQFIVMITFLLQVWDPNCHVPKNIQCATLLAFIFIINLLIFFYLFYDFYKKSYTNVSKKD; from the exons atggaaaaaatttacaaatgtttatttattacgtctg TTCCATTAACTCGTGAATGGATTCTGATTTCGTCACCATTAATGCTCATAATTTTTGGATATCTGTATTTTGTTCTATATGCTGGTCCACGCTATATGCAAAATCGACCGccgtataaattgaaaaactttataatggtttataacataattcaaattttagcAAACATATGGATGGTAAAAGAACATATATCTTTTGGTTGGTTTTCAACATACGGGATAACATGTTCATTAAGTCCATCAAATCCGAATTCTCCCAATGCGATTAAA ATCTTCAATTGTGTATGGTGGCTACTTTTATTGAAAGTATTCGATCTCGTTGAAACCTGTGTATTTGTGTTGAGAAAGAAACAGAATCAGGTTTCTAAATTACACGTGTACCATCatgtatctaatatatttttcagctggatttatttaaaatacattcaaGAAGAGAGGCTGACATTTATTTCTCTGATTAATTGTGCCGTGCatgtaattatgtatacatattatttcatcTCTGCAAAGAGCAAATATCGACAAATAATATCTCCTGTTAAACCTTTTATAACTAGAATACAAATG ATGCAGTTTATTGTCATGATAACGTTCTTACTACAAGTTTGGGATCCAAATTGTCACGTACCAAAAAACATTCAATGCGCTACTTTGCTAGCTTTTatcttcattataaatttactaatatttttttacttattttatgatttttataaaaaaagttacactAATGTATCTAAGAAGGActaa
- the LOC140663674 gene encoding very long chain fatty acid elongase AAEL008004-like isoform X1 — protein MDGIMEEIYKCLFMNSAPLTREWILISSPFPLMLIIFGYLYFVLYAGPRYMQNQLPYKLKTFIMLYNLIQILANIWMVKEHLSFGWFSKYGITCSSFPYSTPDSLNAIKIFHCVWWLFLLKIFDLVETCVFVLRKKQNQVSKLHVYHHVSNIFFGWIYLKYILEERMTFISLINCAVHVIMYTYYFISAKSKYRQIISPVKPFITRIQMMQFIVMITFLLQVWNPNCHVPKNIQCATLLAFIFIINLLIFFYLFYDFYKKSYTNTSKKD, from the exons ATGGATGGAATAATGGAGGAAATTTATAAGTGTTTATTTATGAACTCTG CTCCATTAACTCGTGAATGGATACTGATTTCATCACCATTTCCATTAATGCTCATAATTTTTggatatttgtattttgttcTATATGCTGGTCCACGCTATATGCAAAATCAACTgccatataaattaaaaacctttataatgctttataatttaatccaAATTTTAGCAAACATATGGATGGTAAAAGAACATCTATCTTTTGGTTGGTTTTCGAAATATGGTATAACATGTTCATCATTTCCATACTCAACTCCGGATTCTCTCAATgcaattaaa ATTTTCCATTGTGTATGGTGgctatttttattgaaaatattcgaTCTCGTTGAAACCTGTGTATTTGTGTTGAGAAAGAAACAGAATCAGGTTTCTAAATTACACGTGTACCATCatgtatctaatatatttttcggctggatttatttaaaatacattctaGAAGAGAGGATGACATTTATTTCTCTGATTAATTGTGCCGTGCatgtaattatgtatacatattatttcatcTCTGCAAAGAGCAAATATCGACAAATAATATCTCCTGTTAAACCTTTTATAACTAGAATACAAATG ATGCAGTTTATTGTCATGATAACGTTCTTACTACAAGTTTGGAATCCAAATTGTCACGTACCAAAAAACATTCAATGCGCTACTTTGCTAGCTTTTatcttcattataaatttactaatatttttttacttattttatgatttttataaaaaaagttatactaATACATCTAAGAAGGACtaa
- the LOC140663674 gene encoding very long chain fatty acid elongase AAEL008004-like isoform X2, translated as MDGIMEEIYKCLFMNSAPLTREWILISSPFPLMLIIFGYLYFVLYAGPRYMQNQLPYKLKTFIMLYNLIQILANIWMVKEHLSFGWFSKYGITCSSFPYSTPDSLNAIKIFHCVWWLFLLKIFDLVETCVFVLRKKQNQVSKLHVYHHVSNIFFGWIYLKYILEERMTFISLINCAVHVIMYTYYFISAKSKYRQIISPVKPFITRIQMMQFIVMIIFVLQVWDPNCHVQFEYVTLLAFIFITNLLIFFYLFYDFYKKSYTNVSKKD; from the exons ATGGATGGAATAATGGAGGAAATTTATAAGTGTTTATTTATGAACTCTG CTCCATTAACTCGTGAATGGATACTGATTTCATCACCATTTCCATTAATGCTCATAATTTTTggatatttgtattttgttcTATATGCTGGTCCACGCTATATGCAAAATCAACTgccatataaattaaaaacctttataatgctttataatttaatccaAATTTTAGCAAACATATGGATGGTAAAAGAACATCTATCTTTTGGTTGGTTTTCGAAATATGGTATAACATGTTCATCATTTCCATACTCAACTCCGGATTCTCTCAATgcaattaaa ATTTTCCATTGTGTATGGTGgctatttttattgaaaatattcgaTCTCGTTGAAACCTGTGTATTTGTGTTGAGAAAGAAACAGAATCAGGTTTCTAAATTACACGTGTACCATCatgtatctaatatatttttcggctggatttatttaaaatacattctaGAAGAGAGGATGACATTTATTTCTCTGATTAATTGTGCCGTGCatgtaattatgtatacatattatttcatcTCTGCAAAGAGCAAATATCGACAAATAATATCTCCTGTTAAACCTTTTATAACTAGAATACAAATG ATGCAGTTTATTGTCATGATAATATTCGTGCTACAAGTTTGGGATCCAAATTGTCACGTGCAATTTGAATACGTTACTTTGCTAGCTTTTATCTTCATTAcaaatttactaatatttttttacttattttatgatttttataaaaaaagttacactAATGTATCTAAGAAGGActaa